The bacterium genome contains a region encoding:
- a CDS encoding HAD family hydrolase: MYQAITFDLWETLIADSKALDKKRAVYRVERAHHILGRAGFDVSRKELELAHQAVWESCRIKWERARDISFDDQVNLFLNLAWPGLVKALRSAIIREIGEHYAKAVLLYPPRMIKGADQVLRELKKEGYKIGLICNTGRTPGFALRKLLTRYRLLKYFDLTLFSDETIVRKPDAKIFRLALKALNCPPRRALHVGDDLKNDVQGALKAGMRVVWIEQPGQKAPLNIKRITSVAGLPRHLKQEPGH, encoded by the coding sequence GTGTACCAAGCGATAACCTTTGATCTTTGGGAGACCCTGATAGCCGACTCCAAGGCCCTGGACAAAAAGCGCGCGGTTTACCGGGTGGAACGGGCGCATCACATCCTGGGCCGGGCCGGCTTTGACGTGTCCCGGAAAGAGCTGGAACTGGCCCATCAGGCGGTTTGGGAAAGCTGCCGGATAAAATGGGAGCGGGCCCGGGACATTTCTTTCGATGATCAGGTAAATCTTTTCCTTAACCTGGCCTGGCCGGGACTGGTCAAGGCTCTGCGGTCCGCGATTATAAGGGAGATCGGAGAGCATTACGCTAAGGCTGTTCTGCTGTACCCGCCCCGGATGATAAAAGGGGCCGATCAGGTTTTGCGGGAATTGAAAAAAGAGGGATATAAGATCGGCTTGATCTGCAACACCGGCCGCACCCCGGGCTTTGCCTTGAGAAAACTGCTGACCAGATACCGTCTGCTGAAATATTTTGACTTGACCCTGTTCTCGGACGAGACAATAGTCCGCAAGCCGGACGCTAAGATCTTCCGGCTGGCCTTAAAAGCCCTAAACTGCCCTCCCAGGCGGGCTCTGCACGTGGGGGACGACCTGAAAAACGATGTTCAGGGGGCGTTAAAAGCTGGAATGCGGGTTGTCTGGATCGAACAACCGGGGCAAAAGGCTCCGCTCAACATAAAAAGAATAACGAGTGTAGCAGGTCTTCCACGACATTTAAAACAAGAACCCGGCCATTAA